Below is a window of Halogeometricum rufum DNA.
TTCGAGGTCCTCGCCGCCGATGTCTTCCATGTGGAAGAACACGTCGTCGTCCGAGTCGTCCGTCGAGATGAAACCGTAGCCGCCAGTGTCGTTGAAGAAATCAACGTTTCCTTTCGCCATTGCGATTGAACACAATGCCACCATACGGATAAGAGTTCCGAGATACGTCTTAGCAGCCGAGATATTTTTAGATATTTGTTCTGAAAACGCCGACAATAGGTGAAATTGTGCTACTTCGTCGGTTCGGCGCGGTATCGTCGTCGGGGTCCGCTTCTCTGGGCGTTGCTTCTGTGGAATCGTCGGTTCGAACGGCCGTTCGTTCGCGGTCGGGTCGCGTCCCCGGCGCCGGCGTCGTCGACTACTCCTCGGCCGCGTCCGACTCCCAGCCCTCGGTGTAGACGTTCGACTCGTCGACGCCCGCGGACTCGAGGACGTCGCGGGCCTCGACGACCATCTCCGGGACGCCGCAGACGTAGCAGTCCGTCCCTTCCACGTCGCCGACGGCGTCGGGCAGGTGGTCCTGCACGTGGCCGGTTCGCCCGTTCCACGCGTCGTCCTCGGCGTCCGAGAGGACGTAGTCGACGCTGAGGTTCTCGTTCTCCGCGCGGAGTTGGTCGAGGCTCTCGCGGAAGATGAGGTGTTCCTGGTCGCGTTCGCCGAACAGGAGGTGAGCGTCGCCCGACCCCTCCCGGGCGTACTGCTTGACCATCGGATACAGGGGTGTGATACCCGTCCCGGTGGCGCAGAAGACGGCGTCCCGGTCGAAGTCGCGGACGCGGAGGTTGCCGTCGACTTCCTCTACCTCGATTTCGTCGCCCGGCGTCCGTTCGTGCATGAACACGGAACCGTTGCCGTCCTCGTAGCGCTTGATGGCGAGGACGAGTTGGTCCGTTCCGGGGAGGTTCGCCGCCGTGTACGGACGGGCCTCCTCCTCGCCGTCGCTCTCGAAGTGGACCATCGTGTGCTGTCCCGGTTCGTACTCGAACGTGTGGTCGTCGGCGACGAGTCGGAACTGCTTCACGTCCGGCGTCATCCGATGCACGTCGGCGACGGTGACGCTGAGCGTCATGTGCCGGCGTTGGGAGGCGACGCCGAAATGCGTGCTGGCGGCGCGGGTGGTTTCCGGTCTGCCGTCCCGGGGTCGTCACCCGGTCGCACACGACCGAAAGGGCTACCGTCCCGCCGGGAGACTGCGGGAACCGTGACACGATACGACGCGGTGGTGTTCGACAGCGACGGCGTCCTCGTCGAACCGCCGGCCCGCGAGACGCAACTCGGAGCGATTCGCTCGGCGTTTCGGGAACTCGGCGTCGAGAGTCCGCCGGCGGACCACGTCCGCGACCTCTCGCACGACGTGCGCCCCGACCGTCTCGACGCGATAGCCGACCACCACGGACTCGACGCCGCGACGCTCTGGACCGCGCGCGAACGGTGCGACGAGCAGTCGCAGTTCGAGGCGTTCAGAGCGGGGTCCCGACAGCGCTACGACGACGTGACGGCCATCGCCGACCTGCCGCCGAACCGCGGCGTCGTGAGCAACAACCACCACTCGACGGTCGCCTTCAAACTCGACTTCTTCGAGTTAGAACCGCTGTTCGACACGTTCTACGGCCGCGAGATGACCGTCGAGAGCCTCACCCTGAAGAAGCCGAACACCCACTACCTCGACCGGGCGATAGCCGACCTGAACGCCGAGAACCCGCTGTACGTCGGCGACAGCGAGAGCGACGTGGTGGCGGCCCACCGCGCCGGCGCGGACTCGGCGTTCGTCCGCCGCGACCACACCCGCGACGCGGCCCTCTCGGTGACGCCGACGTACGAAGTCGACACGCTCGCCGACCTGCCGGACATCGTCGTCTGAGTAGGCCGCCGACCTGAGCAGGCCGCCGACCGAGAACGCCGTCGGCGTCCGTCGCTCGCCCCGACAACGGTTATCCGTCGTCGCCGCGCACGTCCCACGTCCGCATGTCACGTCCGTTCCTCACCGCTCACTGGCGAAACCTCTGCAACCTCACGTACGCCGTCCCGCCGGAGCGACTGGAACCGCTCTGCCCGGCGGGCGTCGACTTGGAGGTCCGCGACGGCGAGAGCTACGTCAGCCTCGTCGGCTTCGACTTCGACGACACCCGGGTGCTGGGCGTCCCGTGGCCCGGCTATCGCGCGTTCCCCGAACTCAACCTCCGGTTTTACGTCCGGCACGAGGGCGAACGCGGCGTCGTCTTCGTCCGGGAGTTCGTCCCGAAGCGACTCGTCGCGTGGATGGCCCGGACGCTGTACGACGAACCGTACCGACGCGCGCCGATGGCCAGCGACCGGCGGGTCGAGTCGGACCGTCTGACCTACTCGCTCGGGGTCACCTACGGCGGGCGTCGGCACACGGTGCGCGTCTCGACGGCGAACCGGTCGCCGTCCGTCCCGGCCGAGGACACCGACGCCCACTTCTTCAAGGAGCACACGTGGGGCTTCGGTACGAACCGGCGCGGCCGGACGCTTCGCTACCGGGTCGAACACCCGACGTGGGCCGTGTACGACCTCGACTCGGTTCGAATCGACGTGGACTACGCCGCCCTGTACGGCGACGAGTGGGCGTTCCTGAACGACGCGGAGCCGGTTCACACGCTCTTCGCGAAGGGTTCGGAGGTGGCCGTCTACCCGCCGGAGACGCTGTGACGGCCCCCTCCGCACCGGTACGGCCCGACAAACGGTGGCGAACCGACTTCCACGCCCGGAGAGCCCGCGCGATTCCGACGGAGAGCGCCGTCGGTTACGACCGAGACGACGAATCGGCGGCCGCCACGGCGTCGGCGTCGGCCGCCGACTCGTCGGCCGTCGCGCCGTCCCGGTCGAAGACCGCCTCTCGCGCGCGAAGCAGGGTGCGCAGGTGGTCCGCGTCTTCGAACGTAGTCAGCGTCGCGTTCGGCAGTCGGTCCGCGAGTCGCCGCGCGCCCGCGACGGGCACGTTCGTGTCCCTGTCGCCGTGCCAGAAGCGGACCGGCACCGTCACCGACTCGACGGCGACGTCCCACTCCGACGAGAGCAGTCGCGTCTCGGCGACGAACCCGCTCCGGTGTCGCGCGAACGCCTCTACGAAGTCGCGCCTGACGAGTTCGGCAACGTCGTCGGGCACGTCCGCGCCGTCCGCGGTGTACTGCGAGACGACGGCCGACGGCGACGCCCGCGCGGCCACCCACGACTGGACGCGCGCCAGTCCCCGCGCCAGCGTCGGCGTCGCCGCGGCCAGCACCTCGAAGGCGCGGAGCGCGGCCGGTTTCGACGACGCCAGCGACGGGGGTACCGCGCCGGCGACGACGTCCACGCGCCGGACGCGTTCGCCGTGCGTGGCGGCGACGGCGAGGGCGTGCGGGCCGCCGCCGGAGAAGCCGACGACGCCGGCGCGCGTGACGCCCGCGTCGTCCAGCACGGCCGTGACGAACGCGCCGGTGTCCCGCAGCGTCCGCCCCGGCCACGGACTCGAACGCCCGTAGCCCGGCCGGTCGATGGCGAGAACGCGGACGCCCGCGCGCCGCGCCGCGTCGTCGAACAGGGCCGCGAGGCGGCGCGACCCCGGCGTCCCGTGGAGGAACACGACCGGCACGCCTTCGGGGTCGCCGTACTCGGCGTACGCGACGTGCCGACCGTCGCCCACGGTGACGGTGCTGACCCCGGCCTCGGGCGCGTCGGCGTCGTCGCTCGCTCGGAGTTCTGCTGTCATCGACCGGTCGTTGGCGCTCCCCGCGGGAGAGGAAATCGCCGGACTGATGCGGTTTTTTATATGCCCGCGAGAGTCGTCCGGTATGCGACGCGTCACGTTCGAGGTGTCCTACCCGGCGGCGTTGGTCCACCCGCTTCACCGGCGACTCGCCGAGGAAGAGGGCGTCTCGCGCATGGAACTGCTGATGTGGGGGCCGACGACGAACGTGACGACGCTCTCGTGGTTCGACGCGGATCCGGCGACCGTACGGAAGGTGCTCACCGCCGTCGGCTCTCTGTCGTCGGCGAGTCTGGTCGCCGACGACGGGGGCACGTACGCCTTCGTCCACCAGACGGGGTTCGAGTTCGACGACGCCCTCCTCGACCTCCTCGCGGCGGCGAGCGTGGTGTTTCTCCCGCCGGTGACGTTCTTCGCGGACGGCACCGCGACGTTCGACGCCGTCGGCGAGACGGCGGCCCTGAGCGAGTTCTACCGCCGACTGGGGGACCTGCTGAAGACGCGAATCCGGCGCGTCCACGACTTCCGGCGCGGCCCGCCCGCGGGGAACCTCACGGCGAGGCAGGCGGCGGCGCTGGAGGCGGCGGTGGGCGTCGGCTACTACGACGTCCCGCGGACCGGCACGGTTGCCGACGTGGCCGACGAACTCGACTGCGCGTCCAGCACGGCGGGCGAACTCCTGCGGAAAGCCGAGTCCGCCGTCGTCTCCGCGTTCGTGGCGGACGGGTCGCCCGCCGCGGACGGGTGACCCGCCGACCGTCCACCGACAGTTTTCACGGCCGAACGTGTCAGCCGAACCATGGGAACGTCCAGACAGCCGGACGTCCTCGTCGTCGGCGGCGGACTGGCCGGGCTAACCGTCGCGAACTACCTGCGACGCCAGGGCCGCGAACCGACCGTCGTCGAACGAGCCGCCGACTGGCGCGAGACGGGGTACGGCATCGGTCTCTGGCACGACGGCATCTCGGTCCTCGACGAACTCGACCGCCTCGCGGCGACGCGACGCGCGGCGACGGACCCGGACGCGTTCGAGGTTCGCGCCGCCGGAGGGCGGGTCCTCTCCCGGGCGTCCCTCCCCGCGGGGCAGACGCTCTTGCTCGTCGTCCATCGGGCGGACCTGCACGCCGCCCTCCGCGAGACGGTCCCCGACGAGTGGATACGGATGGGCACCGCCCCCGAACGCATCGACGAACGGGACGACGGCGTGGTCGTCACCTTCGAGGACGGGACCGCCGAGACGTTCGACCTCGTCGTCGGCGCGGACGGCGTCCACTCGACCGTTCGCGCCGAGTGCTTCGACGACTGGACGAAGCGGGCGTTCGACACCTACGTCTGGTCGCTGTGGACCGACGGGCGTCCGAGCCTCGACGCCGAGATGGTGAGCCTCTGGGGTCCGGGAAGCGAGGGGTTCCTCGCCCGCGTCGGCGACCGGGTCGGGTTCAACCTCGCCGCCCGACTGGACGCGCCGCCGGACCCGCCGGCGCGCGAGCGACTGCGGACGCAGGCGGAGCGAATCGGCTGGCGACTGCCCGGCCTCCTCGACGCGGCCGACGACGACCCGTTCTTCGACCGCGTCCGAGAGGTCACCTGCGCGCGGTGGCACACCGACCGCGTCGTCCTCGTCGGCGACGCCGCCCACGCCGTCCACCCCATCTCCGGGATGGGGGCGTCGTTGGCCCTCCGGGACGCGCGCGTCCTCGCGCAGGAACTCGCCACCGCACCCCCCGACGACCCGTCGTCCGCACTGGCCCGGTTCGAGCGCCGTCGCCGCGAGGACGCGCGCCGCGCGCGACGCGAGGCGCGCTTCGAGGCGGCGCTGACGTTCGTCGAGTCCCCCCACCTCCGGCGACTGCGCGACTGGGCGGTCGCTCACACGCCGCTGTTCGAGACGTTCGTGAAGCGGCGGGCCCGCGACTGACCTTCTCGTCCGCGCCCCTCGGACCGCCCCCGGTAGCGCATCTCGGAGCGAGTCTGTCCCTGCCGCCGTCCGTCACGGACGATGCCGTACCGGCGTCACGGCGCGGACTCCGTCGGCGGCGCGACGTTCTTCATGCGGCGGTGGCGGCGGAGCAGGCCCACCTGGTCGGCGACGCGGCCCGCCAGCGTCCGGAGCGTCTCGGCCGTCTCCCCGTCGCCGAGGACGGCCGGCCGCCCCTCGTCGCCGCCCGCGCGGACCTGCGGGTCCAGCGGGAGCGACCCGAGGTACGGCAGGCCCGTCTCCTCGGCCAGCGACTCGCCGCCGCCCGCGCCGAACACGTCGTGGGCCGACCCGCAGTCCGGGCAGACGAACGTGCGCATGTTCTCGACCACGCCGAGGACGGGCGTGTCGAACTCGCCGAACGCCCGCATGCTCCGGCGGGTGTCGTCCGTCGCGACGGCCTGCGGCGTCGTCACGACGACGGCGCCCGTCACCGGCAGGGTCTGCAGGACCGACAGTTGCGCGTCGCCGGTCCCCGGCGGGAGGTCCACGACGAGGTAGTCGAGGCTCCCCCACGCCACGTCCTCGAACAGGTCGGTCAGGGCGCTGTGGGCCATCGGGCCGCGCCAGACGACCGGGTCGTCGTCGCCGACGAGCGACCCGACGCTCGCCACCGTCACGCCGTGGTTCTCCGGGGGGACCAGCCGCTTCTCGCCGTCGACCGTCTCGACGTCGGGGGTCGCGTTCGCCCCCAGCATCCGCGGCGCGTTCGGCCCGTACACGTCGGCGTCGAACAGCCCGACCGACGCGCCGCGGTCGGCCAGCCCGGCCGCGACGTTCGAGGCGACGGTCGACTTCCCGACGCCGCCCTTCCCGGACGCGACGGCGACGACGGCGTCCACGTTCGGTAGCACCGACTCCGCGCCGGGCGTGCGCTCGGGCGTCGCGGTGAGTTCGGGGTCGAAGCCCGCCTCGCGAACCACCTCCCGGACGTCGCTCGCGAGTCGTTCGTCGGTCGGCGCGTGGACGGCCCCGAGCGCGAGGTCCACGCGGGCGGTGTCGCCCTCGAGTGTCACCTCGCGGACGAGGCCGGTCGATACGACGTCGTCGCCGAGGTCGGCGTCCTCGACGCGACGGAGGCTGTCGCGCAGGTCGGCTGCGGTGTCGATGGAGTGGGTCATGGTGGTGAATCGGTCTCCGGTGAGTTCGCGCCCGTCGCGGGCGGCGGCTGGTCGGTCGAGGACGGGGTCGCGACGCTACGGCGCGTCGTCGGTCACCTCCGGCGGCCCGTCCGCCGTCTCCGGCGGCTCCTCGGTACCGTTCGACGCCGCCGTGCCGTCGTCCGCCCCGGACGGGCCGACGCCCGCGCGGGCGTCCCACGCGGCGAACGTCCGCGCGACGCCGACGAGTGCGGCGAACGCCCCCTCGACGCGGTCCTCGTCGCGGACGCGTTCGTGGAAGGCGTCGAGCCACCCGAGTCGCGCCAGCGCGCGTCGCTGCAGTTCGCGCAGGGCGTCGGCCGCCTCGCGAGCGCCGGCCTCTCTGCGGTCCGCCTCGGCGGCGGCGAGTGTACCGAGGAACTCGAACGTCGCCGCGACGTGGTCGGGGATGCCGTCGCCGCGGGTCGGCTCGAAGCCGGCGACGCCGTAGAGCCGCGCGACGGCCGCCGCGGGTTCGCCGAGCAACTCGCCGCCCGCCGCAGCCGCGTGGTACGCCGAGTCGGACTCGTAATCGGTCGACGGCTCCGTCGCGTGCGCGGAGGCGAACGGCGGGACATAGTGCGCGCCGGGCACGACGAACAGGTTGTCGTAGCCGACCGAGAGCGCCTCGCGGTCGTAGTCGTCGGCGAACTCCGCGTCGAGGTCAACCGGAAGCGACGACGAGAGGCGGGCGAAGTCGCCGCGCTCCGCGGCCGCGACGAACGCGTCGACGTCGCCGTCGAGGCAGGCCGCGAGCAGGTCGTAGACCCGCGCTCGCGTCCGGCACACCGCCGGGTCGGTCGCCGGCAGGTCGTCGCTCGGGGCGGCGGCGCTCATCGGCCCCCACCTCGCTTCGTCACCTCGACGAACGCGTCGTACTGCGCGTTGCTCCCCCCGACGAGGTCGCTCAGCCCCGTGTCGCCGAGTTCCGCGTCGAGCGGTTGCAGGTGGTTGATGGCGAACCCGGCGTCGCGGCCCTTCGCGTAGCCGGCCTCCTCGCGCATCGGTTCGTCGAACCGGTACGGCGTGGTGCCGTCCCGTCCCGGCGGCGTGCGCGTCTCCCCGTCGACGGTCTCCTCGCTCGCGCCGTCGCCGTCG
It encodes the following:
- a CDS encoding cold-shock protein, translating into MAKGNVDFFNDTGGYGFISTDDSDDDVFFHMEDIGGEDLEEGTDVEFSIEDAPKGPRATNLTRL
- a CDS encoding ferredoxin--NADP reductase, producing MTLSVTVADVHRMTPDVKQFRLVADDHTFEYEPGQHTMVHFESDGEEEARPYTAANLPGTDQLVLAIKRYEDGNGSVFMHERTPGDEIEVEEVDGNLRVRDFDRDAVFCATGTGITPLYPMVKQYAREGSGDAHLLFGERDQEHLIFRESLDQLRAENENLSVDYVLSDAEDDAWNGRTGHVQDHLPDAVGDVEGTDCYVCGVPEMVVEARDVLESAGVDESNVYTEGWESDAAEE
- a CDS encoding HAD family hydrolase, whose amino-acid sequence is MTRYDAVVFDSDGVLVEPPARETQLGAIRSAFRELGVESPPADHVRDLSHDVRPDRLDAIADHHGLDAATLWTARERCDEQSQFEAFRAGSRQRYDDVTAIADLPPNRGVVSNNHHSTVAFKLDFFELEPLFDTFYGREMTVESLTLKKPNTHYLDRAIADLNAENPLYVGDSESDVVAAHRAGADSAFVRRDHTRDAALSVTPTYEVDTLADLPDIVV
- a CDS encoding YqjF family protein; the protein is MSRPFLTAHWRNLCNLTYAVPPERLEPLCPAGVDLEVRDGESYVSLVGFDFDDTRVLGVPWPGYRAFPELNLRFYVRHEGERGVVFVREFVPKRLVAWMARTLYDEPYRRAPMASDRRVESDRLTYSLGVTYGGRRHTVRVSTANRSPSVPAEDTDAHFFKEHTWGFGTNRRGRTLRYRVEHPTWAVYDLDSVRIDVDYAALYGDEWAFLNDAEPVHTLFAKGSEVAVYPPETL
- a CDS encoding alpha/beta fold hydrolase, which translates into the protein MTAELRASDDADAPEAGVSTVTVGDGRHVAYAEYGDPEGVPVVFLHGTPGSRRLAALFDDAARRAGVRVLAIDRPGYGRSSPWPGRTLRDTGAFVTAVLDDAGVTRAGVVGFSGGGPHALAVAATHGERVRRVDVVAGAVPPSLASSKPAALRAFEVLAAATPTLARGLARVQSWVAARASPSAVVSQYTADGADVPDDVAELVRRDFVEAFARHRSGFVAETRLLSSEWDVAVESVTVPVRFWHGDRDTNVPVAGARRLADRLPNATLTTFEDADHLRTLLRAREAVFDRDGATADESAADADAVAAADSSSRS
- a CDS encoding helix-turn-helix domain-containing protein produces the protein MRRVTFEVSYPAALVHPLHRRLAEEEGVSRMELLMWGPTTNVTTLSWFDADPATVRKVLTAVGSLSSASLVADDGGTYAFVHQTGFEFDDALLDLLAAASVVFLPPVTFFADGTATFDAVGETAALSEFYRRLGDLLKTRIRRVHDFRRGPPAGNLTARQAAALEAAVGVGYYDVPRTGTVADVADELDCASSTAGELLRKAESAVVSAFVADGSPAADG
- a CDS encoding FAD-dependent oxidoreductase encodes the protein MGTSRQPDVLVVGGGLAGLTVANYLRRQGREPTVVERAADWRETGYGIGLWHDGISVLDELDRLAATRRAATDPDAFEVRAAGGRVLSRASLPAGQTLLLVVHRADLHAALRETVPDEWIRMGTAPERIDERDDGVVVTFEDGTAETFDLVVGADGVHSTVRAECFDDWTKRAFDTYVWSLWTDGRPSLDAEMVSLWGPGSEGFLARVGDRVGFNLAARLDAPPDPPARERLRTQAERIGWRLPGLLDAADDDPFFDRVREVTCARWHTDRVVLVGDAAHAVHPISGMGASLALRDARVLAQELATAPPDDPSSALARFERRRREDARRARREARFEAALTFVESPHLRRLRDWAVAHTPLFETFVKRRARD
- a CDS encoding Mrp/NBP35 family ATP-binding protein, giving the protein MTHSIDTAADLRDSLRRVEDADLGDDVVSTGLVREVTLEGDTARVDLALGAVHAPTDERLASDVREVVREAGFDPELTATPERTPGAESVLPNVDAVVAVASGKGGVGKSTVASNVAAGLADRGASVGLFDADVYGPNAPRMLGANATPDVETVDGEKRLVPPENHGVTVASVGSLVGDDDPVVWRGPMAHSALTDLFEDVAWGSLDYLVVDLPPGTGDAQLSVLQTLPVTGAVVVTTPQAVATDDTRRSMRAFGEFDTPVLGVVENMRTFVCPDCGSAHDVFGAGGGESLAEETGLPYLGSLPLDPQVRAGGDEGRPAVLGDGETAETLRTLAGRVADQVGLLRRHRRMKNVAPPTESAP
- a CDS encoding TorD/DmsD family molecular chaperone, with protein sequence MSAAAPSDDLPATDPAVCRTRARVYDLLAACLDGDVDAFVAAAERGDFARLSSSLPVDLDAEFADDYDREALSVGYDNLFVVPGAHYVPPFASAHATEPSTDYESDSAYHAAAAGGELLGEPAAAVARLYGVAGFEPTRGDGIPDHVAATFEFLGTLAAAEADRREAGAREAADALRELQRRALARLGWLDAFHERVRDEDRVEGAFAALVGVARTFAAWDARAGVGPSGADDGTAASNGTEEPPETADGPPEVTDDAP